A segment of the Lycium ferocissimum isolate CSIRO_LF1 chromosome 5, AGI_CSIRO_Lferr_CH_V1, whole genome shotgun sequence genome:
TCTTTTTTCAATCTTTGCATAATTAATTGAATTCAATTATTGCGCGAGTTAATTCATCTTATTTTCATCATCAATGCTTTATAATATATTTGAGGTTAGATTGTTAGAGAATGGAACTCTAGTAGATTTACTATAACTCCATCCAATTTAATTATGAaacatatttaatttctttttaagaaaaaaaaattattcacttatAACTTTAAAGGTAAAATTTTACACCAGTTGTTGCAACCTACAGTGGTGGCATAAAAGATATAAATGCCAAGGAATTTAATATTTCATTTTAATATTCAGTTATCGGTCGTTGAAATCTTCTTTAGTTTTGAGAAATTCGGGAAGAAGTTTATATTTAAAAACCTAGAATTATTAAAAAGTTGAAGATAAGGGTAGTTTGGGGATATTATAGacaatttattatttaaattagtttggttacaaaaatatcaaaataagaaagGTAAACAGAATATTTCAAACTACAAGGAAGGTGAGTGTTACGAAGTCAAACCAGAGGGAAAATCTCTTAaattaacccaaaaaaataaaattaacccaaaaaataactCACAATGTACTCGCAGGTAAATGCATTAAGaatggaatttgacattttaaaaGCATTAAGAATCGGATGGACTCATGGGTAAATAGTTTGGTGGGTATCAAAGTAGAGGAATAGATGCTGATAAAATAGTGGAGTATACTTAGGCCCCGTTTGGATATGGTTcgaaaccatgtttggacatgtaatttggatattttaaggaatatttatataaaaaccccacaagttgtgaaaactatcaaaacattctcaattcttatacaatcttaccaaatgagcaagtcatagttcataacaaaattaatacgctaattcataacaaccggCTCAAAATTAATACCAGAAaacctttctaaaaatacaacatcaattgatcaaattttagttcaataaataaaattaaactatgggtctttttttacaaaattaaaagtttggtagacataaataaaatttggtggaagttaatgagattatTAAATGATTgtggggtaattgttaaaaatatctaccaacttatgggtctttttttaccaaatataaacttatgggttaaattttatattttaaaaagttaaaaccatgatttcaaacgcatgtccaaacgctggtttgaaatcatgatttcaaaactcatggccaaacgccttcTTGGTTTAGAGGAATATACGCGGATAAAATAGTGGAGTATActtaggccccgtttggacatggtttgaaaccatgtttggacatgtaatttggatattttaaggagtatttacataaaaaccccacaaattgtgaaaactatcaaaacattttcaattcttatacaatcttatcaaatgagcaagtcatatttcataacaaaattaatacgctaattcataacaaccggctcaaaattaatactagaaaacctttctaaaaatacaacatcaattaatcaaattttagttcaataaataaaattaaactatgggtctttttttacaaaattaaaagtttggtagacataaataaaatttggtgaAAGTTAATgggattggtaaatgattgtggggtaattgttaaaaatatctaccaacttatgggtcttttttacaaaatataaacttatgggttaaattttatattttaaaaagttgaaagcatggtttcaaaccccaaatcatgcctttttggatgatttggggcttgaaaccatgatttcaaacacatgtccaaacgctggtttgaaatcatgatttcaaaactcatggccaaacgccttcTTGGTTTAGAGCAATATACGCGGATAAAATAGTGGAGTATACTgaggccccgtttggacatggtttgaaaccatgtttggacatgtaatttggatattttaaggagTATTTACATAAAAActccacaagttgtgaaaactatcaaaacattcgcaattcttatacaatcttatcaaATAAGCAAGTCatatttcataacaaaattaatacgctaattCATAACAATCGGctcaaaattaatactagaaAACCTTtctaaaatacaacatcaattgatcaaattttagttcaataaataaaattaaactatgggtctttttttacaaaattaaaagtttggtagacataaataaaatttggtgaAAGTTAATgggattggtaaatgattgtgggataattgttaaaaatatctaccaacttatgagtcttttttacaaaatataaacttatgggttaaattttatattttaaaaagttgaaaccatgatttcaaaccccaaatcatgcctttttggatgatttagggtttgaaaccatgatttcaaacgCATGTCCAAATGCTTGTTTGAAATCGTGATTTCAAAACTCATGCCCAAACGCCTACTTGGTTTGGCTTCGGTGGGCATTTATAtggttttcccaaaaataaactAGCCCATGGACACTTTTGGAGACAATTTGTACGTAaactatataaatatttaaaactaGAAAAGattggaaatgaatgttaaaatgtaatctttttaaaattaacgGTGAATTATAGTCCCGTTGATTTTTTgttattcatataacttttgAAACTATTAGATATTTACTCATACCAAATAAAAAGGATCactattgttgttgtaaatgGTGGGTGCAAAAAAGTTTTGCTCCTtctcctttgttttctcttgtttaCATTATTAAGAAGAAACTTCATTATTGATTCCTCATTCCTGGTGAAGCACCAGGTTGACTGGGAGAAGAGGCCTAGCCGTGATTGATGGTCAAGGTGAATTTGTTTGAACTTTGAATACACATAATTAATTAGATATTGAAATTCACCGcaataaaaagaaatatgaagaaaatttTGAGTCGACCGTAGAAAATATAACTCGATAGTGACAAGATGTGATGACTAATGTGCTACAACCACTAATATGATATTTTACTTTAAAGAAAGTTTACTTTGACTTGAAATGAGAATTAAGGGAATTAAGGGAATACAACCTAACTCTTCACTCCTATCTGGGCAAAGCTAAGTTAGGAGTCGACGACTAGCGGTAGACAGAGTGATTTATGCATTTAATAAAGATGTTTGTGaaaattcatttctcattttacattttatactccaattttttttcgTACTTGTCCATTTTGGAAACAATTAAACGCTTATTCTGATCGATGGGCTGATAGTTGAACCACTGCAGTAGTTCATTAAGAAATTCAATAAGATggacataaattgaaacataatactccctccggatcaaaaagggTGTCCATTTAAACTTTTTCTTATtgggtcaaaaagagtgtctacttatcaaatcaagaaagaattaaccttatcttttcagatttctttttttattaagtctttatgtgatcaaatcccaatatctatttaattaggggcagtttagtcaaattatttatttttatgttgtaggcgtttggacatgcagtttgaaaccatgagatgaaaccaACGTTTGGACATGTATtgcatctcatggtttcaaaccccaaatcatccaaaaaggcatgatttggggtttcaaatcatggtttcaaaaaattttaatataaaacttgacccatgagtttatattttataaaaaaagacccataagttggtaaatatttttaacaattactcccaccaaccatttaccaacctcgTTAACTttcaccaacctttatttatgtctaccatgtgggagaattatattaaagagtagttactttgctattcatgttaaattttcgttttattgaactaaaatttgatcaattgatgttgtattttttagaaaggccttctagtagcgtattaattttgttatgaactatgacttgctcatttggtaagattgtataagaattgagaatgttttgatagttttcacaaattgtgggagttttatgtctataagagaaaatacaacttaagatattcaaattacatgtccaaacatggtttgaaatcacgGTTTGAAACcgtggtttcaaaccatgtccaaacggctccttaggagttaatattttcttaagggtgTACAAATGGCTAAATCGATACtctttgatccggagggagtataagttATTACTAGTAGCTTTTTAAGGCTACAAAGAACCTTGAACCATAACATATGGCTATATCAAAACAAAAACGAATTTTGATTGATTGGTGATGGagatataaatttaaaaaataaaatagaaatgaTTTTCAAATATGGTTGTTCGTAAATTGTTATTAGATTGCATCGAATTCATTTTCGATTTTGAAGCAAACCACTGCGTTAATATGCATGGTACTATTTAAGTATTTTTCAAGACGTATCTATATACACTCAAGAAAACAAGAATTTGAGCCATTAGTAATGTCTAAGCAATACACGGTGTGAATGTGAGCTGATCTGACGTGGATCTTGGATgagaagtaaaataaaaaattaagattTGTAAAAGTCCATAAATCTTCAAAtgtaaaatatacaaaaaacaCGTCCGATTAACACATGAAAAGATTGCACACTTTAACTAACTTGATACTCCTCTAAATATAGTCAATCTATATCTTCAATTTTTAGCATGTAACTATAATGGTGAGAATCTTCTATGGAATGTAATTAGTAATTACCATTTTTAATCAGATATTAAttaattctttcctttttacaGAATAAAGATTACCGCAAGAGATTTAGAAAATACTGTAGTCAACGGTCAAGAGAACAATTAGTTGAATCTGGTCGCAACTTATATGAGTTAACCAAAAAAAAGCATccaaaaataatacaaatgggACATCTCTTATAAAgtagaccaaaaaaaaaaaaaaaaaaacatttgttcTTGTCCTTAAAAGCTGAACCACTTTCCCTttcccctcttcttcttctctaaaTTTCCATCACCCAACTTCATCGGCAACTGAACAAAATGTCCGAAAATTGCCCTCATGTTCTCATCTTCCCTTATCCAGCACAAGGCCATATGTTACCTGTCTTAGACTTCACTCATCAGCTAATCCTCAACAACATATCCATCACTATATTAGTCACCCCCAAAAACCTCCCTATCTTAAACCCCCTTCTCACAAAGCACCCATCAATCAACACTCTCATTTTACCTTTCCCTTCACACCCTTCAATCCCCACAGGCGTAGAAAACGTCAAGGACTTACCCGCTGATGGCTTCCGTTCTATGATGTACAATCTTGGTAAACTTCGAGATCCCATAATTGAATGGTTTAACAACCACTCTTCACCTCCGTCAGCTATTATATCTGATATGTTTTTGGGGTTCACTCAAGAAATTGCAACCAAGCTTGGTATTCGCAGGTACGTGTTTTCCACTTCTGGCGCGTTAGCTTTGTCTGTTGTTTATTCACTTTGGCGTGAAATGCCTGGAAGGAAAAACACTAATGATGAGAACGAGATTTTTGAGTTAACAAGTATTCCGAATTGTCCGAAATACCCTTGGTGGCAGCTGTCTCCTATTTTCAGGAGTTATGTTAAAGGAGACCCAAATTCGGAATTTATTAGAGAATGTTATTTAGCGAATATAGCGAGTTATGGACTTGTTTTCAACACGTTCACTGAATTGGAGAATGTGTATTTGGATTATTTGATGAAAGATTTGGGTCATAACAGGGTTTGGTCTGTCGGACCTGTACTGCCTCCTAACGAGGATGTTAGTAATAATAATTCGGGTTCATTGAACAGAGGTGGTTCAAGTTCAGTTTTGGCCAGTGAAATATCAGCATGGCTTGACACATGTGAAGATCACTCGGTGGTATACGTTTGTTTCGGTAGTCAAGCGGTGTTAACAAACAAACAAATGGAGGAGTTAGCCATAGGGTTAGAGAAGAGTGGTGTCAAATTCATTTTGTCAGCTAAAAGGGCCACTAAAGGACACGTGTCGAACGATTACGGTGTTATCCCGTCATGGTTCGAGGAAAAAGTAGCTGGGAGGGGGTTAGTGGTTAGAGATTGGGCTCCACAGGTGTTAATCTTAAACCACCGAGCGGTTGGTGCATTCTTGACTCATTGTGGTTGGAACTCGACTTTGGAAAGTTTA
Coding sequences within it:
- the LOC132055796 gene encoding UDP-glycosyltransferase 89B2-like codes for the protein MSENCPHVLIFPYPAQGHMLPVLDFTHQLILNNISITILVTPKNLPILNPLLTKHPSINTLILPFPSHPSIPTGVENVKDLPADGFRSMMYNLGKLRDPIIEWFNNHSSPPSAIISDMFLGFTQEIATKLGIRRYVFSTSGALALSVVYSLWREMPGRKNTNDENEIFELTSIPNCPKYPWWQLSPIFRSYVKGDPNSEFIRECYLANIASYGLVFNTFTELENVYLDYLMKDLGHNRVWSVGPVLPPNEDVSNNNSGSLNRGGSSSVLASEISAWLDTCEDHSVVYVCFGSQAVLTNKQMEELAIGLEKSGVKFILSAKRATKGHVSNDYGVIPSWFEEKVAGRGLVVRDWAPQVLILNHRAVGAFLTHCGWNSTLESLVAGVPMLTWPMGADQFANANILVDEHKVATRACEGAKTIPNSDKLAKLLVEAVQGNNVEERRARASELRKVALDGIKEGGNSFKDLVTFVNHLREEATKIKR